Proteins found in one Neodiprion lecontei isolate iyNeoLeco1 chromosome 6, iyNeoLeco1.1, whole genome shotgun sequence genomic segment:
- the LOC107217553 gene encoding uncharacterized protein LOC107217553 isoform X1, which translates to MEISKSLQDEIHSVQNKLKYAIQNHQVYVGKLNDDPNNDELLGQLHEIQEHIISLSKCQKQVVQRLRKEVKLYEAANSNGGKVSIGSLLGLNNNDSITNNNVTKSRETEQTVNGNNFNVLSRRLSKDDYEDEIQNVDPPSPNHHFRNNCPRERTRFNRIDSNDKDIVEIETDENSTEKPIPDDMYRDLRCEQQNFLGCLGLITADKHKELQNKRAERKRRSTANPQFVYSNWEIPTKRKRHSYLQSNGTAPQTRQTTARLNGPSPPPSKVGGLKSSSPPCAASAKSLIPTQKSSTRPNILRNNQESKVFAGKTKSENNLSHRQQSNAKSVTSVGGKAVHIPGLPSSLTIERIENICRAVCVLCRKSDSTLEVCEVCGTYFHATCHVASSPTFRTCPKCTTKTEESDCDQNSSDTLAIETKREIEIATTSNTPRDVGKTREDSEVHKTSGGFHKADAAAERPIPAALGVNQLPSSTFLIPIVPNSISSSTVSTTVSSSSSSSTFDVHQSETTVSSATPVNSGESNISTPYSSILVNQLSRPPSIESDTKVTYAYQFPITVGQQEKSQSYLIVKKISESSKTTARSKQLSSSSISSTVPGNKPDRRSSISATVDAQQSPNASSNDDAQSDVKSLAFRELLGRFKNHNGQEPAKPCEDTPPKPVKSESTNSFNGEKCLIKQHSKLNINQLRTPRQSNSFIPLHSIIGGPKTIDKPDVAKESSETRKVGQSSCEPVAHCSKAKSKTNLLYSLFSSNNESHSFTGSFVQSQDPAAEQIQSEFKLQSPENCESKCDKLKPGVHSSSVSNFSEYVKLEEAHLSAPFRPNLERKSPEELSAISEKKEDSVLFLDVNEGDDVPLLATNDSLESETRDNDADSKIVKEMADINPDFTSFEEYHNENLKTTLNFIAIEKKHSNTYIKFHNFDECSDSGEDERSDKTRRQETIRQDLKILKNELSQKKNYLALRKKFLPPKIKPEFERQDLPMNDHELIIKDAEDNDRIILLGKSSITTLSEEESKAKLGINVVSTENMQVLEQFESAMLEVDKDETTNC; encoded by the exons GTGTACGTGGGGAAGCTCAACGACGACCCAAAC AACGATGAACTTCTTGGACAACTGCACGAGATTCAAGAGCACATCATTTCTCTTTCAAAATGCCAG AAACAGGTCGTTCAGCGTTTGCGCAAGGAGGTGAAGCTTTACGAAGCGGCAAATTCAAATGGCGGCAAAGTTTCTATAGGCTCGTTACTAGGATTGAACAACAACGACAGTATAACGAATAATAATGTAACGAAAAGCCGCGAAACCGAGCAAACCGTCAATGGGAATAATTTCAACGTATTGAGTCGCAGATTGTCGAAAGACGATTACGAGGATGAAATTCAAAACGTTGATCCACCATCGCCCAATCatcattttcgaaataattgtcCCAG GGAAAGAACAAGATTCAACCGAATAGATTCAAACGACAAGGACATTGTAGAAATTGAAACGGATGAAAATTCGACTGAGAAACCAATTCCTGATGATATGTACCGAGATCTTCGGTGCGagcaacaaaattttcttggATGTCTCGGATTGATCACGGCCGACAAGCACAAGGAATTACAAAACAAAAGAGCAGAAAGAAAACGCAGGAGTACCGCCAATCCACAGTTCGTTTATTCTAATTGGGAAATTCCTACT aaaagaaaaagacactCATATCTGCAATCGAATGGGACAGCACCGCAAACGCGACAAACGACAGCTCGATTAAACGGTCCATCTCCACCTCCTTCTAAGGTGGGAGGTTTAAAGTCATCTTCGCCGCCCTGTGCAGCCTCCGCAAAGTCGTTGATTCCAACGCAAAAGTCATCGACAAGACCAAATATACTTAGAAATAATCAAGAAAGTAAAGTATTTGCAGGCAAAACGAAATCCGAGAATAATTTGAGCCACAGACAGCAGTCTAACGCTAAGTCGGTTACATCGGTGGGAGGCAAAGCTGTCCACATACCTGGTCTACCCTCGAGTTTAACCATTGAAAGGATCGAAAATATATGCCGCGCAGTTTGTGTTCTCTGCAGAAAATCTG ATTCTACTTTAGAGGTTTGTGAAGTTTGTGGTACATATTTTCACGCAACTTGCCACGTGGCTTCAAGCCCTACTTTCAGAACCTGTCCAAAATGTACCACTAAAACTGAGGAATCAGATTGCGATCAAAACAGTAGCGATACCTTAGCAATCGAGACCaaaagagaaattgaaatag CAACAACATCGAACACGCCAAGAGATGTTGGGAAAACAAGAGAAGACTCAGAGGTCCATAAAACGTCTGGTGGATTTCATAAAGCTGATGCAGCAGCAGAACGACCCATCCCAGCAGCCCTCGGCGTCAACCAGCTTCCATCCTCAACCTTCCTTATCCCTATCGTCCCGAACTCCATCTCCTCCTCCACCGTCTCCACCACGgtctcctcttcctcctcgtcTTCCACATTCGACGTCCATCAGTCTGAGACCACTGTCTCATCTGCAACACCTGTCAACAGTGGAGAATCAAACATCAGCACGCCTTACTCCTCAATTCTCGTCAACCAACTCTCACGACCACCAAGCATTGAGTCGGACACTAAGGTCACCTACGCCTACCAGTTTCCAATCACAGTTGGTCAACAAGAAAAATCACAGTCTTACCTCATCGTCAAAAAAATCTCCGAATCATCAAAAACCACAGCAAGAAGTAAacaattatcatcatcatcaatcTCGTCAACAGTCCCCGGAAATAAACCTGACAGGCGAAGTTCTATCTCCGCCACTGTCGACGCTCAACAATCTCCAAATGCCAGTTCCAACGACGATGCTCAATCAGACGTCAAGTCTCTTGCTTTCAGAGAATTATTGGGAAGATTCAAAAATCACAACGGACAAGAGCCTGCTAAGCCATGCGAAGATACACCGCCAAAACCTGTTAAATCAGAATCAACAAACAGTTTTAACGGTGAGAAGTGCCTCATCAAACAGCACTCTAAGCTCAACATCAACCAGCTCCGAACACCAAGACAATCGAACAGTTTTATACCCCTCCACAGTATTATTGGCGGCCCAAAAACTATCGACAAACCTGATGTCGCGAAGGAATCATCAGAAACACGAAAAGTCGGACAGTCCAGCTGCGAACCCGTCGCCCATTGTTCAAAAGCCaaatcaaaaacaaatttactCTACTCATTGTTCTCAAGCAATAACGAGTCCCATTCCTTCACCGGTAGTTTTGTCCAGTCGCAAGATCCAGCCGCAGAACAAATCCAATCAGAATTCAAACTCCAATCACCTGAAAATTGCGAATCGAAATGCGACAAACTCAAACCTGGAGTTCATTCTTCCTCCGTCTCAAATTTCTCAGAATACGTGAAATTGGAAGAAGCGCATTTATCAGCGCCATTTAGACCAAACCTAGAACGAAAAAGCCCAGAAGAGTTGAGTGcgatttcagaaaaaaaagaagattcaGTCTTATTTTTGGATGTAAACGAGGGCGATGACGTTCCGTTGCTTGCGACAAATGACTCACTCGAAAGTGAAACTCGAGATAATGATGCAGATTCAAAGATTGTCAAAGAGATGGCTGATATAAATCCAGATTTCACAAGCTTCGaggaatatcataacgagaatttgaaaactacTCTGAATTTCATAGCCATTGAGAAGAAGCACAGTAACACTTACATCAAGTTTCACAATTTTGATGAGTGCAGTGATTCGGGGGAAGATGAACGTTCAGACAAGACCCGCCGGCAGGAGACCATTAGGCAAGATCTGAAGATACTGAAAAATGAGctatcacaaaaaaaaaactatcttGCCCTTCGAAAAAAGTTCCTGCCTCCTAAGATTAAGCCTGAATTCGAGAGACAAGACTTACCAATGAACGATCACGAACTCATAATAAAAGATGCCGAGGATAATGACAGAATAATCTTGCTTGGAAAAAGTAGTATTACCACATTGTCAGAAGAAGAAAGCAAGGCAAAATTGGGTATAAATGTAGTATCCACAGAAAACATGCAGGTCCTTGAACAGTTTGAGTCTGCTATGCTAGAGGTCGACAAAGATGAAACTACCAATTGTTGA
- the LOC107217553 gene encoding serine/arginine repetitive matrix protein 1 isoform X2, producing the protein MEISKSLQDEIHSVQNKLKYAIQNHQVYVGKLNDDPNNDELLGQLHEIQEHIISLSKCQKQVVQRLRKEVKLYEAANSNGGKVSIGSLLGLNNNDSITNNNVTKSRETEQTVNGNNFNVLSRRLSKDDYEDEIQNVDPPSPNHHFRNNCPRERTRFNRIDSNDKDIVEIETDENSTEKPIPDDMYRDLRCEQQNFLGCLGLITADKHKELQNKRAERKRRSTANPQFVYSNWEIPTKRKRHSYLQSNGTAPQTRQTTARLNGPSPPPSKVGGLKSSSPPCAASAKSLIPTQKSSTRPNILRNNQESKVFAGKTKSENNLSHRQQSNAKSVTSVGGKAVHIPGLPSSLTIERIENICRAVCVLCRKSDSTLEVCEVCGTYFHATCHVASSPTFRTCPKCTTKTEESDCDQNSSDTLAIETKREIEIEEKERDRYELRERNSDLRLQVYELEKRSQLLGQSLQQQHRTRQEMLGKQEKTQRSIKRLVDFIKLMQQQNDPSQQPSASTSFHPQPSLSLSSRTPSPPPPSPPRSPLPPRLPHSTSISLRPLSHLQHLSTVENQTSARLTPQFSSTNSHDHQALSRTLRSPTPTSFQSQLVNKKNHSLTSSSKKSPNHQKPQQEVNNYHHHQSRQQSPEINLTGEVLSPPLSTLNNLQMPVPTTMLNQTSSLLLSENYWEDSKITTDKSLLSHAKIHRQNLLNQNQQTVLTVRSASSNSTLSSTSTSSEHQDNRTVLYPSTVLLAAQKLSTNLMSRRNHQKHEKSDSPAANPSPIVQKPNQKQIYSTHCSQAITSPIPSPVVLSSRKIQPQNKSNQNSNSNHLKIANRNATNSNLEFILPPSQISQNT; encoded by the exons GTGTACGTGGGGAAGCTCAACGACGACCCAAAC AACGATGAACTTCTTGGACAACTGCACGAGATTCAAGAGCACATCATTTCTCTTTCAAAATGCCAG AAACAGGTCGTTCAGCGTTTGCGCAAGGAGGTGAAGCTTTACGAAGCGGCAAATTCAAATGGCGGCAAAGTTTCTATAGGCTCGTTACTAGGATTGAACAACAACGACAGTATAACGAATAATAATGTAACGAAAAGCCGCGAAACCGAGCAAACCGTCAATGGGAATAATTTCAACGTATTGAGTCGCAGATTGTCGAAAGACGATTACGAGGATGAAATTCAAAACGTTGATCCACCATCGCCCAATCatcattttcgaaataattgtcCCAG GGAAAGAACAAGATTCAACCGAATAGATTCAAACGACAAGGACATTGTAGAAATTGAAACGGATGAAAATTCGACTGAGAAACCAATTCCTGATGATATGTACCGAGATCTTCGGTGCGagcaacaaaattttcttggATGTCTCGGATTGATCACGGCCGACAAGCACAAGGAATTACAAAACAAAAGAGCAGAAAGAAAACGCAGGAGTACCGCCAATCCACAGTTCGTTTATTCTAATTGGGAAATTCCTACT aaaagaaaaagacactCATATCTGCAATCGAATGGGACAGCACCGCAAACGCGACAAACGACAGCTCGATTAAACGGTCCATCTCCACCTCCTTCTAAGGTGGGAGGTTTAAAGTCATCTTCGCCGCCCTGTGCAGCCTCCGCAAAGTCGTTGATTCCAACGCAAAAGTCATCGACAAGACCAAATATACTTAGAAATAATCAAGAAAGTAAAGTATTTGCAGGCAAAACGAAATCCGAGAATAATTTGAGCCACAGACAGCAGTCTAACGCTAAGTCGGTTACATCGGTGGGAGGCAAAGCTGTCCACATACCTGGTCTACCCTCGAGTTTAACCATTGAAAGGATCGAAAATATATGCCGCGCAGTTTGTGTTCTCTGCAGAAAATCTG ATTCTACTTTAGAGGTTTGTGAAGTTTGTGGTACATATTTTCACGCAACTTGCCACGTGGCTTCAAGCCCTACTTTCAGAACCTGTCCAAAATGTACCACTAAAACTGAGGAATCAGATTGCGATCAAAACAGTAGCGATACCTTAGCAATCGAGACCaaaagagaaattgaaatag aagaaaaagagagagacagatATGAACTGCGCGAGAGAAACTCGGATTTGAGGTTGCAGGTTTACGAATTGGAAAAACGCTCGCAACTCCTTGGTCAATCTCTTCAG CAACAACATCGAACACGCCAAGAGATGTTGGGAAAACAAGAGAAGACTCAGAGGTCCATAAAACGTCTGGTGGATTTCATAAAGCTGATGCAGCAGCAGAACGACCCATCCCAGCAGCCCTCGGCGTCAACCAGCTTCCATCCTCAACCTTCCTTATCCCTATCGTCCCGAACTCCATCTCCTCCTCCACCGTCTCCACCACGgtctcctcttcctcctcgtcTTCCACATTCGACGTCCATCAGTCTGAGACCACTGTCTCATCTGCAACACCTGTCAACAGTGGAGAATCAAACATCAGCACGCCTTACTCCTCAATTCTCGTCAACCAACTCTCACGACCACCAAGCATTGAGTCGGACACTAAGGTCACCTACGCCTACCAGTTTCCAATCACAGTTGGTCAACAAGAAAAATCACAGTCTTACCTCATCGTCAAAAAAATCTCCGAATCATCAAAAACCACAGCAAGAAGTAAacaattatcatcatcatcaatcTCGTCAACAGTCCCCGGAAATAAACCTGACAGGCGAAGTTCTATCTCCGCCACTGTCGACGCTCAACAATCTCCAAATGCCAGTTCCAACGACGATGCTCAATCAGACGTCAAGTCTCTTGCTTTCAGAGAATTATTGGGAAGATTCAAAAATCACAACGGACAAGAGCCTGCTAAGCCATGCGAAGATACACCGCCAAAACCTGTTAAATCAGAATCAACAAACAGTTTTAACGGTGAGAAGTGCCTCATCAAACAGCACTCTAAGCTCAACATCAACCAGCTCCGAACACCAAGACAATCGAACAGTTTTATACCCCTCCACAGTATTATTGGCGGCCCAAAAACTATCGACAAACCTGATGTCGCGAAGGAATCATCAGAAACACGAAAAGTCGGACAGTCCAGCTGCGAACCCGTCGCCCATTGTTCAAAAGCCaaatcaaaaacaaatttactCTACTCATTGTTCTCAAGCAATAACGAGTCCCATTCCTTCACCGGTAGTTTTGTCCAGTCGCAAGATCCAGCCGCAGAACAAATCCAATCAGAATTCAAACTCCAATCACCTGAAAATTGCGAATCGAAATGCGACAAACTCAAACCTGGAGTTCATTCTTCCTCCGTCTCAAATTTCTCAGAATACGTGA